Proteins from one Megalops cyprinoides isolate fMegCyp1 chromosome 11, fMegCyp1.pri, whole genome shotgun sequence genomic window:
- the LOC118785495 gene encoding gamma-crystallin S-like isoform X2 has protein sequence MSKMGRIIFYEDKNFQGRRYECDGECADFHAYLSRCNSIRVESGCWVLYERPNYMGYQYVLTRGEYPEYQRWMGLNDRLSSCKMIHLASGAQYKIQLFDKSEFGGQVFEATEDCPSVLERFRAREIHSIKVLEGVWILYEQTNYRGRQYVVEKGEYRKPVDWGAVCPTVQSFRRLTE, from the exons ATGTCAAAAATGGGCAGG ATCATCTTTTACGAGGACAAGAACTTCCAGGGTCGTCGCTATGAGTGCGATGGCGAGTGTGCAGACTTCCATGCCTACCTGAGCCGCTGCAACTCCATCCGTGTGGAGAGTGGCTGCTGGGTGCTGTATGAGCGCCCCAACTACATGGGGTACCAGTACGTGCTGACCCGTGGCGAGTACCCTGAGTACCAGCGCTGGATGGGCCTCAACGACCGCCTCAGCTCCTGCAAGATGATCCACTTG GCCAGCGGGGCCCAGTACAAGATCCAGCTGTTTGATAAGAGTGAATTTGGGGGCCAGGTGTTTGAGGCGACGGAAGACTGCCCCTCAGTCCTGGAGCGCTTCCGTGCTAGGGAGATCCACTCCATCAAGGTCCTGGAGGGGGTGTGGATCCTCTACGAGCAGACCAACTACCGCGGGCGCCAGTACGTGGTGGAGAAAGGCGAGTACCGCAAGCCCGTAGACTGGGGTGCAGTGTGCCCCACGGTGCAGTCCTTCAGACGCCTCACTGAGTGA
- the LOC118785495 gene encoding gamma-crystallin S-like isoform X1, with protein MGRVSTARIIFYEDKNFQGRRYECDGECADFHAYLSRCNSIRVESGCWVLYERPNYMGYQYVLTRGEYPEYQRWMGLNDRLSSCKMIHLASGAQYKIQLFDKSEFGGQVFEATEDCPSVLERFRAREIHSIKVLEGVWILYEQTNYRGRQYVVEKGEYRKPVDWGAVCPTVQSFRRLTE; from the exons ATGGGCAGGGTGAGTACGGCGCGG ATCATCTTTTACGAGGACAAGAACTTCCAGGGTCGTCGCTATGAGTGCGATGGCGAGTGTGCAGACTTCCATGCCTACCTGAGCCGCTGCAACTCCATCCGTGTGGAGAGTGGCTGCTGGGTGCTGTATGAGCGCCCCAACTACATGGGGTACCAGTACGTGCTGACCCGTGGCGAGTACCCTGAGTACCAGCGCTGGATGGGCCTCAACGACCGCCTCAGCTCCTGCAAGATGATCCACTTG GCCAGCGGGGCCCAGTACAAGATCCAGCTGTTTGATAAGAGTGAATTTGGGGGCCAGGTGTTTGAGGCGACGGAAGACTGCCCCTCAGTCCTGGAGCGCTTCCGTGCTAGGGAGATCCACTCCATCAAGGTCCTGGAGGGGGTGTGGATCCTCTACGAGCAGACCAACTACCGCGGGCGCCAGTACGTGGTGGAGAAAGGCGAGTACCGCAAGCCCGTAGACTGGGGTGCAGTGTGCCCCACGGTGCAGTCCTTCAGACGCCTCACTGAGTGA